One part of the Microvirga sp. TS319 genome encodes these proteins:
- a CDS encoding IS6 family transposase: MTQPVSYKPHHFPSENIAHAIWLYFRFPLSLRLVEAMLLERGIVVSYETVRRWALKFEPAYARRLRRKTPSRRDIWHLDEVVVTIPGRKHWLWRAVDQDGYILDEIVQMHRNTKAAMRLLKRLLKKQGCPPRRMMTDKLGSYAAARRQILQAVEHRSHKGLINRAENSHLPLRRRERAMQGFRSPGDPQRFVSVFSAVRNLFVPPCSHRSAFATHLHRLTVMAEWRAAIGVTR; encoded by the coding sequence ATGACCCAACCCGTCAGCTACAAGCCGCATCACTTCCCATCCGAGAACATTGCTCATGCCATTTGGCTGTACTTCCGGTTCCCGCTGAGCCTGCGGCTCGTGGAGGCAATGTTGCTGGAGCGCGGCATTGTCGTTTCTTACGAGACGGTCCGCCGGTGGGCGCTGAAGTTTGAGCCGGCTTACGCTCGCCGCCTCAGGCGCAAGACGCCGAGCCGCCGCGACATCTGGCATCTCGACGAAGTCGTGGTAACAATCCCCGGCCGGAAGCACTGGCTGTGGCGAGCCGTCGACCAGGACGGATACATTCTTGATGAAATCGTCCAGATGCACCGCAACACCAAGGCAGCCATGCGGTTGTTGAAGCGCCTCTTGAAGAAGCAAGGCTGTCCGCCCCGGCGGATGATGACCGACAAGCTGGGCTCTTATGCGGCTGCCCGGCGCCAGATCCTGCAGGCCGTGGAGCACCGCTCGCACAAGGGCCTCATTAATCGGGCAGAGAATTCGCATTTGCCCTTGCGCCGGCGAGAACGGGCGATGCAGGGCTTCAGGTCACCAGGAGATCCGCAGAGGTTCGTCTCTGTCTTCTCAGCAGTCCGAAATCTTTTCGTTCCACCCTGCTCCCACCGCTCCGCCTTTGCCACGCATCTGCACCGTCTCACCGTCATGGCGGAATGGAGAGCCGCGATCGGTGTCACCCGTTGA
- a CDS encoding DMT family transporter: MSIGAACPSKSQSLDGVTAAAVIVTILAWASAFPAIRAGLQAFGPIELGALRFAIAAVPAAVFLAVMRPAWPTLPDVLRLMVGGFLFVALYTALLNMGEKTVSAGAASFIINTNPIITAGLAMLMLGERFSLRAWLGTALSFAGIGLIALGEGQGMRLDAGALLILGAALCTSVTTVVQKPLFARHKPLTVSAWNMVLGALFLSPWLPSAESEFAVAPASGIQAMIYLGLVSSLVAYGTWAVALSRLPASRASNFMYCVPPVATLLGFLWLGEMPTVLGAIGGIMALIGVAVVNLRR; encoded by the coding sequence ATGAGCATCGGTGCCGCCTGCCCTTCCAAGAGCCAATCCTTAGACGGCGTGACCGCTGCTGCTGTCATCGTCACAATTCTCGCCTGGGCTTCCGCTTTTCCGGCCATCCGCGCGGGCCTGCAGGCGTTCGGCCCGATCGAACTCGGGGCCTTGCGATTTGCCATCGCGGCTGTCCCGGCAGCAGTCTTTCTCGCGGTCATGCGCCCGGCATGGCCAACGCTGCCGGATGTCCTTCGGCTGATGGTCGGCGGCTTTCTCTTCGTGGCGCTGTATACGGCCCTTCTCAACATGGGCGAGAAGACCGTCTCGGCCGGTGCTGCAAGCTTCATCATCAACACGAACCCGATCATAACAGCCGGTCTCGCGATGCTCATGCTCGGCGAGCGGTTCAGTCTCCGCGCCTGGCTCGGAACGGCGCTGTCGTTTGCCGGGATCGGCCTAATTGCGCTTGGTGAGGGGCAGGGGATGCGTCTCGACGCGGGTGCCCTGCTTATCCTCGGTGCGGCTCTGTGTACCTCGGTCACAACAGTGGTACAGAAGCCGCTCTTCGCCAGGCACAAGCCGCTGACAGTTTCGGCTTGGAACATGGTGCTGGGTGCCCTGTTCCTGTCGCCCTGGCTGCCCAGTGCTGAATCCGAGTTCGCGGTTGCGCCAGCGTCAGGCATCCAGGCCATGATCTATCTTGGTCTCGTGTCCAGCCTCGTTGCCTACGGCACATGGGCTGTAGCACTCTCGCGCCTGCCTGCCAGCCGTGCGTCAAACTTCATGTACTGTGTGCCGCCGGTTGCCACGCTTCTCGGGTTCCTGTGGCTTGGGGAGATGCCGACCGTGCTCGGCGCGATCGGCGGCATCATGGCCCTCATCGGCGTTGCTGTCGTCAACTTGCGGCGATAG
- a CDS encoding LysR substrate-binding domain-containing protein, whose product MDHSSPPLPPLDALRAFEAAARLGSFSAAAQDLRLTHGAISRQVAKLEHWLGERLFDRRARGVALTPQGQRLHQRTSEAFALIADSSDRWVEHRGAAVVRLTTIPSVSSLWLMPRLKDFERGTPALRIEFVVEHRNTDLEAEGIDLAIRCGRGSLPGRVSARLFEEQCFPIASPAVAGSLGTGAPERILDYPLVHDSDASGWRTWFAAQGMDYRPRPQDRRFEDYNLVLDAAAYGLGVALARPPLAGEALRSGRVVAVDPRTALNPVSYWLDRPSSRLRPSAAELARRIMAEAGLATPAVEAFVKT is encoded by the coding sequence ATGGATCACAGCTCACCCCCATTGCCGCCGCTCGACGCCCTGCGCGCATTTGAGGCCGCAGCGCGCCTTGGCAGCTTCTCGGCGGCGGCGCAGGATCTGCGCCTCACGCACGGCGCCATCAGCCGACAGGTAGCCAAGCTCGAGCACTGGCTTGGCGAGAGATTGTTTGACCGGCGGGCGCGTGGGGTTGCTCTCACGCCGCAGGGGCAACGTCTCCATCAACGGACGAGCGAGGCGTTCGCGCTGATTGCCGACAGCTCCGATCGCTGGGTTGAGCACCGGGGCGCCGCGGTCGTCCGCCTGACGACCATTCCGTCCGTCAGCAGCCTATGGCTGATGCCGCGCCTGAAGGACTTTGAGCGCGGGACGCCAGCCTTGCGGATCGAGTTCGTGGTCGAGCATCGCAACACCGATCTCGAAGCTGAGGGAATTGATCTGGCGATCCGCTGCGGTCGTGGGTCCTTACCCGGTCGCGTCTCCGCGCGTCTATTCGAAGAGCAGTGCTTTCCGATCGCCTCACCCGCCGTGGCCGGTTCACTCGGGACTGGAGCGCCAGAGCGGATCCTGGACTATCCGCTCGTGCACGACTCCGACGCCTCCGGCTGGCGCACCTGGTTCGCGGCACAAGGCATGGACTACCGCCCGCGGCCGCAGGACCGCCGGTTCGAGGACTACAACCTTGTGCTCGATGCCGCAGCCTATGGCCTCGGTGTGGCTTTGGCTCGCCCGCCGCTGGCCGGCGAGGCGCTGCGCAGCGGGCGCGTCGTCGCGGTTGATCCGCGAACGGCCCTCAATCCTGTCTCCTACTGGCTTGACCGACCGTCGAGCCGCTTGCGGCCCTCCGCGGCGGAACTCGCCCGGCGGATCATGGCAGAAGCGGGCTTGGCCACTCCTGCGGTCGAGGCATTCGTGAAAACGTAG
- a CDS encoding PhoH family protein, producing the protein MELHGSKFDAERSLPSIKPLNATQAAYLEALKTGPQVVVLGPAGTGKTWIAATLAADLFRQRRITKIILTRPNVPSGRSLGFFPGSLEEKFGPWAAPVIEAIKDRIGSAAYEIAVKNGDIEMVPFEIMRGRSWKDAFILLDEAQNATPAEMKTFLTRIGEDCTVVINGDISQCDLRETSGLHTVIHLIKSQMLPVPIIEFTLHDIVRSGICEMWVRAFEEVRS; encoded by the coding sequence ATCGAACTTCATGGGTCCAAGTTCGATGCGGAACGAAGCCTCCCGTCGATCAAGCCGCTCAATGCGACTCAGGCTGCTTACCTGGAGGCTCTAAAAACGGGCCCTCAAGTCGTCGTTCTTGGCCCGGCAGGTACGGGCAAGACTTGGATCGCGGCAACCCTTGCCGCAGACCTCTTTCGCCAGCGCCGGATCACCAAAATCATTCTAACCCGGCCAAATGTGCCCAGCGGACGCTCGCTAGGCTTCTTTCCTGGTAGTCTGGAAGAGAAGTTTGGGCCATGGGCGGCTCCTGTCATTGAGGCCATCAAGGACCGGATCGGATCAGCGGCCTATGAGATCGCCGTGAAGAACGGAGACATTGAGATGGTCCCCTTCGAAATCATGCGCGGTCGCTCGTGGAAAGATGCTTTCATCCTCCTCGATGAGGCCCAGAATGCCACTCCCGCCGAGATGAAGACGTTCCTGACCCGGATCGGCGAGGACTGCACCGTGGTAATCAACGGCGATATCAGCCAGTGCGATCTGCGCGAGACCTCGGGTTTGCATACTGTCATTCACCTGATCAAGTCCCAGATGTTGCCGGTGCCTATCATCGAGTTCACGCTACACGATATCGTCCGATCCGGTATCTGCGAGATGTGGGTGCGGGCATTCGAAGAGGTGCGCAGCTGA
- a CDS encoding PRC-barrel domain-containing protein — MDDLQDNHLGSIKRLMIEKVSGKVAYAIMSFGSFLGMGEDEQIMQWNKLTYDTSLGGYRTDITEEQLRGAPTFTRDQDHDWTDRECERELHDYWRVPYYWASESEGGDLQKDRL, encoded by the coding sequence ATGGATGATCTGCAGGATAATCATCTTGGCTCGATCAAGCGGCTGATGATCGAAAAGGTCAGCGGCAAGGTTGCCTATGCGATCATGTCGTTTGGCAGCTTCCTCGGCATGGGCGAGGATGAGCAGATCATGCAGTGGAACAAGCTCACCTACGACACCAGCCTGGGTGGATATCGCACCGACATCACGGAAGAGCAGCTGCGCGGAGCTCCAACCTTTACCCGTGATCAGGATCATGACTGGACGGATCGGGAGTGCGAGCGCGAATTGCACGATTATTGGAGAGTGCCTTACTACTGGGCATCTGAGTCTGAGGGGGGAGACCTTCAGAAGGATCGGCTGTAA
- the purU gene encoding formyltetrahydrofolate deformylase, translating into MKLEDPRYVLKLSCYDTIGIIQAVSGFLVQNGCNIITNSQFGDRETERFFMRVTFTPIDPRTERPALEGLFKPIAERYGMDWSLHETSTPARVLLMVSRFGHCLNDLLYRQRIGALNMDVVGIVSNHRDFEDLGTNRKIPFHHLPVTKETKVQQERRLRDIIETTGADLIVLARYMQVLSDEMCQFLSGRAINIHHSFLPSFKGAAPYTQAYTRGVKLIGATAHYVTPELDEGPIIEQEVQRVSHEHSPDDMTAIGRDVECLALSRAVKFHIEHRVLLNGNKTIVFR; encoded by the coding sequence ATGAAGCTCGAAGATCCACGTTACGTTCTGAAACTCTCCTGCTACGACACGATCGGCATCATCCAGGCCGTTTCGGGTTTCCTGGTTCAAAATGGATGCAACATCATCACCAACTCGCAGTTCGGCGATCGTGAGACCGAGCGCTTCTTCATGCGCGTCACCTTCACGCCCATCGATCCGCGGACCGAACGGCCGGCGCTCGAAGGACTCTTCAAGCCGATCGCCGAGCGTTACGGCATGGACTGGAGCCTCCATGAAACCAGCACTCCCGCTAGAGTGCTGCTCATGGTCTCGCGCTTCGGGCATTGCCTGAACGACCTTCTGTACCGCCAGCGGATCGGCGCCCTGAACATGGACGTAGTCGGGATCGTCTCCAATCACCGCGACTTCGAGGATCTCGGAACAAATCGCAAGATCCCGTTTCACCATCTGCCTGTAACGAAAGAGACCAAGGTGCAGCAGGAACGACGGCTGCGGGATATCATCGAAACCACCGGCGCGGATCTGATCGTGCTGGCCCGCTACATGCAGGTGCTGTCCGACGAGATGTGTCAATTTCTGTCGGGCCGGGCTATCAACATCCATCACTCGTTCCTCCCGAGCTTCAAGGGGGCTGCACCCTACACCCAGGCCTACACCCGGGGCGTCAAGCTGATTGGCGCGACCGCTCATTATGTGACGCCGGAGCTCGACGAAGGGCCGATCATCGAGCAGGAAGTACAGCGCGTGAGCCACGAGCATTCACCGGACGACATGACCGCCATCGGCCGCGATGTCGAGTGCCTGGCACTCTCTCGCGCAGTCAAGTTCCACATCGAGCACCGGGTGCTTCTGAACGGGAACAAGACGATCGTGTTCCGGTAG
- a CDS encoding sarcosine oxidase subunit gamma, whose amino-acid sequence MLKTSHAVRRDMSLPVEKTVVGPKDAEQVVIRPLPAQARYSLRLNESDAASAGTAAEFSLDIPINTRSGSAGRSSIRLGPNEWLLTGPYADAAMIAEEVDKALSGRFYTLVDVSHRNVGFTVSGSRAAEVLNSGCPLDLAEAAFPTGMATRTLMGKAEIVLMRLDDRPTYQVECWRSFSTYVRDYLIEAAREFEPPIV is encoded by the coding sequence ATGCTTAAGACAAGCCATGCCGTTCGCCGTGACATGTCGCTGCCGGTCGAGAAAACCGTCGTGGGGCCTAAGGATGCGGAACAGGTCGTCATCCGACCTCTCCCAGCCCAGGCTCGCTACTCGCTTCGACTGAACGAGTCCGATGCGGCGAGCGCCGGGACAGCCGCGGAGTTCAGCCTCGACATTCCGATCAACACCCGTTCGGGATCGGCCGGGCGGTCATCGATCCGCCTTGGCCCGAACGAGTGGCTTCTGACAGGGCCCTACGCTGACGCGGCGATGATTGCAGAAGAGGTCGACAAGGCGCTCAGCGGCCGCTTCTACACCCTCGTGGACGTCAGTCACCGCAACGTCGGTTTCACTGTCTCCGGCAGCCGCGCAGCCGAGGTGCTTAACAGCGGCTGCCCATTGGATCTTGCCGAGGCTGCCTTTCCGACCGGAATGGCGACCCGGACGTTGATGGGCAAGGCCGAGATCGTGCTCATGAGGCTCGATGACAGGCCGACCTATCAGGTGGAGTGCTGGAGATCGTTCTCGACCTACGTGCGCGACTACCTGATCGAAGCAGCCCGTGAGTTCGAACCGCCCATTGTCTGA
- a CDS encoding sarcosine oxidase subunit alpha family protein, producing the protein MAQAYRLPKGGRIDRTKPVSFSFNGKPVQGYAGDTVASALLASGIHLVARSFKYHRPRGIVSHGSDEPNALLDVDRGRGRADPNNRATVAEIFDGLTVGSQNHWPSLDFDVGEVNDLLSPVIVSGFYYKTFMWPRSFWTKVYEPRIRAAAGLGRAPEIPDPDRYQYRHAHCDVLVVGSGPTGLAAALAASESGKRVILVDEQPELGGSLLHDVTSLIDGVTAQDWVRTALDTLDARTNVVILPRTTAVGYYNHNHIALAERVTDHLTDPSSNLPRERLWQVRARQVVLATGSHERPLVFADNDRPGIMMAESVRAYINRYGVAPGRQIVFATNGASAYTAAADARAAGLAVTMVDVRSEDECGPEAAHLRSMGCEVLTGHTLVGSRGRKRVNGLVVAPVGVDGRVGSLRTLPCDCVGMSGGWTPAIHLFSQSRGKARYEPSLDAFVPGTSVQAERSAGAAKGTYQLWECLSQGWAAGAEAAEHASERTFGATNSLVGFKPVRVLPTSTDPKRARAFVDFQNDVTAKDIKLAVREGFESIEHVKRYTTTGMATDQGKTSNMNALGLVADILDRPVPAVGTTTFRLPYTPTTFGAFVGPSRHHLFDPVRTTPIHEWAVAQGAEFENVGLWKRAWYFPKPGEDMHAAVARECKAARTGVGIFDASTLGKIEVVGPDAAEFMNRIYTNAWLKLEPGKCRYGLMLKEDGYIMDDGVVARLAPDRFHVTTTTGGAPRVLAHMEDYLQTEWPDLKVFLTSITEQYAVIALQGPKAREVLEPLVSDIDLSPEAFPHMSVRTGSICGVPCRLFRVSFTGELGFEINVPSDYGQSVWEALFERGQAYGITPYGTETMHVLRAEKGFIIVGQETDGTVTPDDLGLSGLIAKTKPDFVGKRSLSRPDIIGAGRKQLVGLMTDDPGEVLDEGAQIVTDPHQAIPMRMMGHVTSSYWSSNCGRSIALALLSGGRTRVGSRIYVTTPAGFTSAKVCEPVFFDPAGERVNA; encoded by the coding sequence ATGGCCCAGGCTTACCGACTCCCCAAGGGCGGCCGCATCGACCGCACGAAGCCTGTCTCGTTCAGCTTCAATGGAAAGCCCGTTCAGGGATATGCGGGCGACACCGTCGCTTCCGCTCTGCTCGCCAGCGGTATTCATCTCGTCGCCCGTTCCTTCAAATATCACCGTCCGCGGGGTATCGTCAGCCACGGATCGGACGAGCCGAATGCACTCCTCGACGTCGATAGGGGGAGAGGACGTGCCGATCCGAACAATCGCGCCACGGTGGCAGAGATCTTCGACGGCCTGACCGTCGGGTCGCAGAATCACTGGCCGTCGCTCGATTTCGATGTGGGCGAGGTCAATGATCTCCTCTCGCCGGTGATCGTTTCCGGTTTCTATTACAAAACCTTCATGTGGCCGCGATCGTTTTGGACCAAAGTCTACGAGCCGCGCATCCGCGCCGCTGCCGGTCTCGGCCGTGCACCTGAAATTCCTGACCCGGATCGCTACCAATATCGCCATGCCCATTGCGATGTGCTCGTCGTCGGTTCCGGTCCGACGGGCCTTGCCGCGGCGCTGGCGGCCTCCGAAAGCGGCAAGCGCGTCATCCTCGTTGACGAGCAACCGGAGCTCGGCGGTTCGCTCCTGCACGACGTGACCTCGCTGATCGATGGCGTCACGGCCCAGGACTGGGTGCGGACGGCGCTCGACACCCTGGATGCTCGCACCAATGTGGTGATCCTGCCGCGCACGACGGCCGTCGGGTATTACAACCATAACCACATAGCCCTTGCGGAGCGCGTGACCGATCATCTCACCGACCCGTCATCCAATCTGCCGCGCGAGCGGCTCTGGCAGGTGCGCGCCAGACAGGTCGTGCTCGCCACCGGCTCCCATGAACGCCCGCTTGTATTCGCCGACAACGACAGGCCGGGCATCATGATGGCGGAAAGCGTCCGAGCCTACATCAACCGCTATGGTGTCGCGCCCGGACGGCAGATCGTGTTCGCCACCAACGGTGCCTCCGCTTATACGGCTGCCGCCGATGCCAGAGCGGCAGGACTGGCGGTCACCATGGTCGATGTCCGGAGCGAGGACGAGTGCGGACCGGAGGCCGCACATCTGCGGTCCATGGGCTGCGAGGTGCTGACCGGACACACGCTGGTCGGTTCCCGTGGGCGCAAGCGCGTCAACGGCCTCGTCGTGGCTCCGGTCGGTGTCGACGGACGCGTCGGTTCGCTTCGCACGCTGCCCTGCGACTGCGTGGGCATGTCCGGCGGTTGGACACCCGCCATTCACCTGTTCTCCCAATCACGCGGCAAGGCTCGCTACGAACCTTCGCTCGATGCCTTCGTGCCAGGCACGTCGGTGCAGGCCGAGCGCTCGGCCGGCGCGGCCAAAGGAACGTACCAGCTTTGGGAATGCCTGTCCCAGGGCTGGGCGGCCGGTGCCGAGGCGGCGGAGCACGCATCCGAGCGGACCTTCGGGGCCACGAACAGTCTTGTCGGCTTCAAACCGGTGCGGGTGCTGCCGACGAGCACCGATCCAAAGCGTGCGCGCGCCTTCGTCGACTTCCAGAACGACGTCACGGCGAAGGACATCAAGCTTGCGGTGCGCGAGGGCTTCGAGTCCATCGAGCACGTCAAACGCTACACCACGACCGGCATGGCGACGGACCAGGGCAAGACGTCGAACATGAACGCGCTCGGTCTGGTGGCCGATATCCTCGACCGGCCCGTTCCGGCCGTCGGGACCACCACGTTCCGGCTTCCCTATACGCCGACCACCTTCGGCGCATTCGTCGGCCCGAGCCGTCATCACCTGTTCGATCCGGTCCGTACGACGCCGATCCACGAATGGGCCGTTGCCCAGGGGGCGGAGTTCGAGAATGTCGGGCTCTGGAAGCGGGCCTGGTATTTCCCGAAACCGGGCGAGGATATGCATGCCGCGGTGGCGCGCGAGTGCAAGGCCGCGCGGACGGGCGTCGGCATCTTCGATGCCTCGACGCTCGGCAAGATCGAGGTCGTGGGCCCGGATGCCGCCGAGTTCATGAACCGCATCTACACCAATGCATGGCTGAAGCTCGAACCCGGCAAGTGCCGCTACGGCCTCATGCTGAAGGAAGACGGCTACATCATGGATGACGGCGTCGTTGCGCGCCTTGCCCCCGACCGCTTCCACGTGACCACGACCACGGGCGGGGCGCCGAGAGTGCTGGCTCACATGGAGGATTATCTCCAGACCGAATGGCCGGACCTCAAGGTCTTTCTGACCTCGATCACGGAGCAGTACGCGGTCATCGCCCTGCAGGGGCCGAAGGCGCGCGAGGTGCTCGAGCCGCTGGTGTCCGATATCGACCTGTCGCCAGAGGCATTTCCTCACATGTCGGTGCGCACCGGTTCCATCTGCGGTGTTCCCTGCCGCCTGTTCCGGGTGTCGTTTACGGGTGAGCTCGGCTTCGAGATCAACGTGCCGTCCGATTATGGGCAATCGGTCTGGGAGGCTCTCTTCGAGCGCGGGCAGGCCTATGGCATCACACCCTACGGCACCGAGACCATGCACGTGCTGCGCGCCGAGAAGGGCTTCATCATCGTCGGTCAGGAAACGGACGGCACCGTGACGCCGGACGATCTCGGATTGTCGGGACTGATCGCGAAAACCAAACCCGATTTCGTCGGCAAGCGCTCTCTTTCGCGGCCTGACATCATCGGCGCCGGGCGCAAGCAGCTCGTGGGGCTCATGACCGACGATCCCGGCGAGGTGCTCGACGAGGGAGCTCAGATCGTGACGGATCCTCACCAGGCGATCCCCATGCGCATGATGGGACACGTGACCTCCAGCTACTGGAGTTCGAATTGTGGTCGCTCGATCGCGCTCGCGCTGCTGTCCGGCGGACGAACGCGCGTTGGCAGCCGCATCTATGTAACGACACCGGCGGGCTTTACGAGCGCGAAAGTCTGTGAGCCCGTGTTCTTCGATCCTGCGGGGGAGCGCGTCAATGCTTAA
- a CDS encoding sarcosine oxidase subunit delta, which yields MLLVTCPYCGPRPEIEFRCGGEAHIARPAEPSKLSDQEWAEYLFIRTNPKGIFAERWNHAHGCQRWFNALRDTASDRFIQTYKAGEKRPDRAPRQERL from the coding sequence ATGCTGCTTGTGACCTGTCCCTATTGCGGACCCCGCCCGGAGATCGAGTTCCGGTGTGGAGGCGAGGCCCATATTGCGCGTCCTGCCGAGCCGTCGAAACTCAGCGACCAGGAATGGGCGGAGTATTTGTTCATTCGCACCAACCCGAAGGGCATCTTCGCCGAGCGTTGGAACCATGCCCATGGCTGCCAGCGCTGGTTCAATGCGCTGCGTGACACGGCGAGCGACCGGTTCATTCAAACGTACAAGGCGGGTGAAAAGCGGCCCGACCGCGCGCCCCGGCAGGAGAGGCTCTGA
- a CDS encoding sarcosine oxidase subunit beta family protein, translating into MRRFSLFTLLKEAANAHLGWERQWRAPEPKVGYDAVIVGGGGHGLATAYYLAKEHGMRNIAVLEKGWIGGGNTGRNTTIIRSNYLYDESAAIYEHALKLWEGLSQELNYNVMYSARGVMMLAHNVHDVQSFKRHVYANRLNGIDNEWLTPEEAREFCPPLNISKSLRYPVMGAALQRRGGTARHDAVAWGYARGADALGVDIIQNCEVTGIRRGLSGAVEGVETTKGFIRTPRIGVVAAGHTSVIMEKAGVRMPLESFPLQALVSEPVKPVFPCVVMSNAVHAYISQSDKGELVIGAGTDQYVSYSQQGGIHIAAHTLDAICELFPQFTRMRMLRNWGGIVDVTPDRSPIIGKTPVPGLFVNCGWGTGGFKATPGSGHVFAHTIAKGEPHPIAAPFTLDRFRTGRLIDEAAAAAVAH; encoded by the coding sequence ATGCGCCGATTTTCGCTTTTCACGCTTCTGAAGGAGGCGGCGAATGCTCACCTGGGATGGGAGCGTCAGTGGCGCGCTCCGGAGCCCAAGGTCGGCTACGACGCCGTCATCGTAGGCGGAGGCGGGCATGGTCTCGCGACGGCCTATTATCTGGCGAAGGAGCACGGCATGCGAAACATCGCCGTGCTCGAGAAGGGGTGGATCGGTGGCGGCAATACCGGGCGCAATACCACCATTATCCGCTCCAACTACCTCTACGACGAGAGTGCGGCAATTTACGAGCATGCGCTCAAGCTCTGGGAGGGCCTGTCCCAGGAACTGAACTATAACGTCATGTATTCGGCCCGCGGCGTCATGATGCTGGCCCATAACGTGCATGATGTGCAGAGCTTCAAGCGCCACGTCTACGCGAACCGCCTCAACGGCATCGACAACGAGTGGTTGACGCCGGAAGAAGCCCGGGAATTCTGCCCGCCTCTGAATATCTCGAAGAGCTTGCGCTACCCGGTCATGGGCGCAGCCCTGCAGCGCCGCGGCGGCACCGCCCGCCATGATGCGGTCGCCTGGGGCTACGCCCGCGGGGCCGACGCGCTTGGCGTCGACATCATCCAGAACTGCGAGGTGACAGGCATCCGCCGTGGCCTCAGCGGCGCGGTCGAAGGCGTGGAGACGACGAAAGGCTTCATCCGCACGCCACGCATCGGCGTCGTCGCGGCAGGGCATACCAGCGTGATCATGGAAAAGGCCGGCGTCCGTATGCCGCTGGAGAGCTTTCCGCTCCAGGCGCTGGTCTCCGAGCCGGTCAAGCCGGTCTTCCCCTGCGTCGTCATGTCCAACGCGGTGCATGCATACATCTCGCAGTCGGACAAAGGTGAACTCGTCATCGGGGCAGGCACGGACCAGTACGTATCCTACAGCCAGCAGGGCGGCATCCACATCGCGGCACATACGCTCGACGCGATCTGCGAGCTGTTCCCGCAATTCACCCGGATGCGCATGCTGCGCAACTGGGGCGGCATCGTCGACGTAACGCCGGACCGATCACCCATCATCGGCAAGACGCCGGTGCCCGGCCTGTTCGTCAATTGCGGGTGGGGAACGGGCGGCTTCAAGGCAACGCCCGGCTCCGGCCACGTCTTCGCACACACGATCGCGAAAGGCGAGCCGCATCCGATCGCCGCGCCCTTCACCCTGGACCGCTTCCGCACGGGCCGGCTTATCGACGAGGCTGCGGCTGCAGCCGTTGCACATTGA
- a CDS encoding GlxA family transcriptional regulator has translation MAQPGPKLKVGFVLMPKFTLTAFSTFLDVLRLAADQGDLSRPIACAWEVMNPQRRPVRSSCGIDIQPSSDFIDPKAFDYLVIVGGLLHGAHGISPEIAHYIGSAARAGVKLIGVCTGSFVLCRLGLMNDRKCCVSWYHYRDFLEEFPDLVPIADRLYVIDRDRITCSGGAGVADLAARLVSDHLGAAQAYKALHILLVERPRSGDAAQPAPFLAATSDGHLVSRALLLMEQNLMEPLSIQDLAGALALSVRQLERHFRNHLGESPQESYMALRLKHARWMLEHSALPAVLIAAELGFSDSSHFGRSFKARYGMTPAHFRQISRHGAGPSATRARAGEHDGTNADRRVFDQDRAPES, from the coding sequence ATGGCCCAACCCGGCCCCAAGCTGAAAGTGGGCTTCGTGCTCATGCCGAAGTTCACCCTGACGGCCTTCTCGACCTTCCTGGACGTGCTGCGCCTGGCGGCCGACCAGGGGGACCTCAGCCGACCGATCGCCTGTGCCTGGGAGGTCATGAATCCGCAGCGCCGGCCGGTCCGGTCCAGCTGCGGGATCGACATTCAGCCGTCCTCGGACTTCATCGACCCCAAGGCTTTCGATTACCTCGTGATCGTCGGAGGGCTTTTACATGGCGCACACGGGATCTCTCCCGAGATTGCTCATTACATAGGATCCGCAGCCCGGGCCGGCGTGAAGCTCATCGGAGTCTGCACGGGTAGCTTCGTCCTATGCCGCCTGGGCTTGATGAACGATCGCAAATGCTGCGTCAGCTGGTATCATTACCGGGACTTTCTTGAGGAGTTTCCGGATCTCGTCCCGATCGCCGACCGCCTCTACGTGATCGATCGTGATCGTATCACATGCTCCGGCGGGGCCGGGGTGGCCGATCTCGCGGCTCGTCTGGTCAGCGACCATCTGGGGGCGGCTCAAGCATACAAGGCTCTGCACATCCTTCTCGTCGAACGGCCCCGCTCAGGAGACGCAGCGCAGCCCGCCCCGTTCCTGGCCGCCACGAGCGACGGTCACCTGGTCTCGCGGGCCCTGCTCCTCATGGAGCAGAACCTCATGGAACCGCTCTCTATTCAGGATCTTGCCGGGGCGCTCGCCTTGAGCGTGCGGCAGCTCGAGCGTCATTTCCGCAATCACTTGGGTGAGAGCCCTCAGGAAAGCTACATGGCCCTGCGCCTCAAGCATGCGCGGTGGATGCTCGAGCACAGCGCCCTTCCGGCCGTGCTGATCGCTGCCGAGCTGGGATTTTCCGACAGCTCGCATTTCGGCCGGAGCTTCAAGGCACGCTATGGCATGACCCCGGCCCATTTCCGCCAGATCAGCCGTCATGGGGCCGGTCCCTCGGCTACCCGGGCGAGGGCGGGGGAGCATGACGGCACGAATGCTGATCGCCGGGTCTTCGACCAGGATCGTGCGCCGGAATCATGA